The following proteins are encoded in a genomic region of Oncorhynchus kisutch isolate 150728-3 linkage group LG4, Okis_V2, whole genome shotgun sequence:
- the lsm4 gene encoding U6 snRNA-associated Sm-like protein LSm4: MLPLSLLKTAQNHPMLVELKNGETYNGHLVSCDNWMNINLREVICTSRDGDKFWRMPECYIRGSTIKYLRIPDEIIDMVKEEVVSKGRGRGGMQQNKQQGKGRGGGAGRGVFGGRGRGMPGVGMPGVGRGQQQEKKPAGGKPQGVKNQH; this comes from the exons ATG CTACCTCTATCTTTGCTGAAGACTGCACAGAACCACCCTATG CTGGTGGAGTTGAAGAATGGAGAGACATATAACGGACACTTGGTCAGTTGTGACAACTGGATGAATATAAATTTACGAGAAGTCATCTGCACCTCAAGG GATGGAGATAAATTTTGGAGGATGCCTGAGTGTTACATCAGAGGAAGCACCATAAAGTACCTGCGTATCCCTGATGAGATCATTGACATGGTGAAGGAAGAGGTGGTGTCCAAGGGCCGTGGGCGAGGAGGCATGCAGCAGAACAAACAGCAGGGCAAGGGTCGAGGGGGAGGAGCAGGCAGAG GTGTGTTTGGAGGCCGTGGTCGGGGCATGCCAGGAGTGGGAATGCCAGGAGTGGGCAGAGGCCAGCAGCAGGAGAAGAAGCCTGCTGGTGGTAAACCTCAGGGAGTCAAGAACCAGCACtga
- the LOC109889118 gene encoding transcription factor jun-D, producing MMKKDMILNLATSTNLKPNLRDTESILISPDLGLLKLASPELERLIIQSNGMVTTTSTSQFLYPKSVTDEQEFAEGFVKALEDLHKQNQLNGGTCAQTNSMDLSTNVAPVTIHLDLPVYTNLNSYGNGPLGTTVNYSTDTVPFPPPPSHHLGSTQQEAHSRLQSLKDEPQTVPDVHSFGDSPPLSPINMDTQERIKAERKKLRNRIAASKCRKRKLERISRLEDKVKNLKTQNTDLASTANVLREQVAQLKQKVLNHVNSGCQLSPHQVQVY from the coding sequence ATGATGAAGAAGGACATGATTTTAAACCTGGCAACTTCCACAAATTTAAAGCCCAATCTCCGCGACACCGAGAGCATCCTCATCTCCCCGGACCTTGGCCTGCTGAAACTGGCCTCCCCGGAGCTAGAGAGACTCATCATTCAGTCCAACGGAATGGTCACAACAACATCGACCTCTCAGTTCCTCTACCCCAAGTCCGTAACCGACGAACAGGAGTTTGCAGAGGGATTCGTCAAGGCTCTCGAGGATTTACACAAACAGAACCAGCTGAACGGCGGAACGTGCGCTCAAACGAACAGTATGGACTTAAGCACCAACGTTGCTCCTGTCACCATACACCTGGACCTACCCGTCTATACGAACTTGAACAGTTACGGCAATGGGCCTTTGGGCACCACTGTCAATTACTCCACAGACACTGTCCCCttcccaccacctccctctcatCATTTAGGCTCCACACAACAGGAAGCGCATTCCCGGCTGCAATCCTTGAAGGATGAGCCGCAGACAGTCCCTGACGTGCACAGCTTCGGCGACAGTCCGCCACTGTCGCCTATCAACATGGACACGCAGGAGCGCATTAAAGCCGAGAGGAAAAAGCTGCGGAATAGAATTGCTGCGTCCAAGTGTAGAAAGAGGAAACTGGAGAGGATATCCAGACTCGAGGACAAAGTTAAGAACCTAAAAACTCAAAACACTGACCTAGCCTCAACGGCAAATGTACTCCGGGAACAAGTGGCTCAGCTAAAACAAAAGGTTTTGAATCATGTGAACAGCGGATGCCAGTTATCACCACATCAAGTTCAAGTGTACTAG
- the LOC109889116 gene encoding pyroglutamyl-peptidase 1: MDNCKRNVVVTGFEPFGAHTINASWVAVQELKKLGLGKDVDLHVYEVPVEYQAVQSLVPSLWKQYHPQLVVHVGVSGMATTVTLEKCGRNHGYKGLDNSRFCPHSQCCIEGGPDCIDSVIDMESVCKRVTASGLGVAVSVSKDAGRYLCDFTYYTSLYLSHGRSAFVHVPPIAKPYSGEDLGRALQAIIQEMLNMLDRAEEKIHCQHVH; encoded by the exons ATGGACAATTGTAAGCGGAATGTTGTTGTAACAG GGTTTGAGCCATTTGGAGCGCACACCATTAATGCCAGTTGGGTAGCAGTCCAG GAACTGAAAAAGCTGGGCTTGGGAAAGGACGTAGACCTGCATGTGTATGAAGTGCCTGTCGAGTACCAGGCAGTCCAGAGTTTGGTTCCGTCATTATGGAAGCAGTATCATCCCCAG TTAGTGGTCCATGTTGGAGTCTCGGGTATGGCCACCACCGTTACCTTGGAGAAATGTGGCCGTAACCATGGCTACAAGGGTCTCGACAACAGCCGCTTCTGTCCCCATTCTCAGTGTTGCATTGAGGGGGGTCCTGACTGCATTGACTCTGTTATTGACATGGAATCGGTCTGCAAGAGAGTGACAGCCTCTGGCCTAGGTGTAGCAGTGTCCGTCTCAAAAGATGCTGGCAG ATACCTCTGTGACTTCACCTACTACACCTCTCTGTACCTGAGCCATGGGCGCTCAGCGTTCGTCCACGTGCCTCCCATAGCAAAGCCTTATAGTGGAGAGGACCTGGGTAGAGCCCTTCAAGCCATCATACAAGAGATGCTGAACATGCTAGACAGAGCCGAAGAGAAGATCCACTGCCAGCACGTGCACTAA